In the Sediminitomix flava genome, one interval contains:
- the rpsK gene encoding 30S ribosomal protein S11: MAQKRKEKAKKRVVRVDQVGEVHIKASFNNIIISITNKDGQVISWSTAGKMGFRGSKKNTPYAAQQAASDCAKVAHELGMRKAEVFVKGPGSGRESAIRTIQNSGIEVTAIRDVTPLPHNGCRPPKRRRV, translated from the coding sequence ATGGCTCAAAAAAGAAAAGAAAAAGCGAAAAAGAGAGTTGTTCGCGTTGATCAAGTAGGTGAAGTACACATCAAAGCTTCTTTCAACAACATCATCATCTCTATTACTAACAAGGACGGACAAGTTATCTCTTGGTCGACTGCTGGTAAAATGGGCTTCAGAGGTTCTAAAAAGAACACTCCTTACGCAGCTCAGCAAGCAGCTTCTGATTGTGCAAAAGTTGCACATGAGTTAGGTATGAGAAAAGCAGAGGTTTTCGTAAAAGGACCTGGTTCTGGTAGAGAATCTGCTATCCGTACAATCCAAAACTCAGGAATCGAAGTTACAGCGATCAGAGACGTGACGCCACTTCCACACAATGGATGTCGTCCTCCAAAAAGAAGAAGAGTCTGA
- the rpsD gene encoding 30S ribosomal protein S4, producing the protein MARYTGPTSKIARKFNDPIFGACKELKKKAYPPGQHGNKRRRKQSEYAIQLAEKQKAKYTYGVLEKQFRNLFKAAAAKPGITGENLLKFLEARLDNTVYRLGIAPTRRAARQLVSHKHITVNGEIVNIPSYTLKPGDIVGVKAKSQAMGKIQEALSGRQRASFSWLEWDTERMVGKYITQPEREEIPEQIKEQLIVELYSK; encoded by the coding sequence ATGGCTAGATATACAGGCCCTACTTCGAAAATTGCTAGAAAGTTTAATGATCCAATTTTCGGAGCGTGCAAAGAGCTTAAGAAAAAAGCTTATCCTCCAGGACAACACGGAAACAAGAGAAGAAGAAAGCAGTCTGAGTATGCAATCCAACTTGCAGAAAAGCAAAAAGCTAAATATACTTACGGTGTGCTAGAGAAGCAATTCCGTAACTTGTTCAAAGCTGCTGCTGCTAAACCAGGTATTACTGGTGAAAACTTGTTGAAGTTCTTGGAAGCAAGATTGGACAACACAGTTTACAGATTGGGTATCGCTCCTACTCGTAGAGCGGCTCGTCAATTGGTGTCTCACAAGCACATCACTGTAAACGGAGAGATTGTAAATATCCCTTCATATACGTTGAAACCAGGTGATATCGTTGGTGTGAAAGCTAAATCTCAAGCAATGGGTAAAATCCAAGAGGCGCTTTCTGGACGTCAACGTGCTTCATTCAGCTGGTTAGAATGGGATACTGAGCGTATGGTTGGTAAGTACATCACTCAACCTGAAAGAGAGGAGATTCCTGAGCAAATCAAGGAACAGCTGATTGTCGAACTTTATTCGAAATAA
- a CDS encoding DNA-directed RNA polymerase subunit alpha: protein MSILAFQMPDRVVMEKADDFHGLFEFKPLERGYGVTIGNALRRILLSSLEGYAVVGVKFPSVLHEFSAIDGVVEDVTDIILNLKQVRFKKVTETEEQVYKINVNISGKEQFTAGDIAEFTEDFEILNPDFVIAHLDSSSNLQVELTLNKGRGYVPAEEHNLGDEMVGFIPIDSIFTPIKTVKYHVENTRVEQRTDYEKLIIEIESDGSIHPEEALKGAAHILIQHFMLFSDQTMTLELPNKKEDEPIDEEFLHMRKLLKTPLSELDLSVRAYNCLKAADVKTLGDLASLEISDMMKFRNFGKKSLTELEQLIADKGLTFGMDVTKYKLDED from the coding sequence ATGTCCATATTAGCTTTTCAAATGCCTGACCGAGTGGTGATGGAAAAAGCCGATGATTTTCATGGGCTTTTCGAGTTTAAACCGCTTGAGAGGGGATATGGGGTCACCATTGGTAATGCTCTTCGTAGAATTCTTTTATCTTCTCTTGAAGGCTATGCCGTTGTCGGTGTGAAATTCCCTAGTGTATTACACGAATTTTCAGCAATCGACGGCGTCGTAGAAGATGTTACTGACATCATCTTGAACTTGAAGCAAGTTAGATTCAAGAAAGTAACTGAAACAGAAGAGCAAGTTTACAAAATCAATGTAAATATTAGCGGTAAAGAGCAGTTCACTGCTGGTGATATTGCTGAGTTTACTGAGGATTTTGAAATCTTGAACCCTGATTTCGTCATTGCACATTTAGATTCATCTTCTAACCTTCAAGTAGAACTTACTTTGAACAAGGGGAGAGGTTATGTTCCTGCAGAGGAGCACAATCTAGGTGACGAAATGGTGGGATTCATTCCGATAGACTCAATCTTTACCCCTATTAAGACGGTTAAATACCACGTCGAAAATACAAGGGTTGAGCAACGTACTGACTACGAAAAACTCATCATTGAGATCGAATCGGATGGTTCTATTCACCCAGAAGAAGCATTAAAAGGTGCTGCACATATTTTGATCCAGCATTTCATGCTATTCTCTGATCAAACAATGACGTTGGAGCTTCCGAACAAGAAAGAAGATGAGCCTATCGATGAAGAATTCTTGCATATGAGAAAACTTCTGAAGACGCCTCTTTCTGAGCTTGATCTTTCGGTACGTGCATACAACTGTTTGAAAGCAGCAGATGTGAAGACTCTTGGTGATCTTGCCTCTCTTGAAATTTCTGACATGATGAAATTTAGAAACTTTGGTAAGAAATCGTTGACTGAGTTGGAGCAATTGATTGCTGACAAAGGTTTGACATTCGGCATGGATGTTACAAAATATAAACTAGACGAGGATTAA
- the rplQ gene encoding 50S ribosomal protein L17: MRHGKKFNHLSRKSAHRKAMLSNMAISLIEHKRINTTLAKAKELRKFIEPLMTRSKEDNGHNRQVVFSYLQNKGAVTELFNNIADKIADRPGGYTRIIKLGNRLGDNAEMAMIELVDFNEIYNPKAEKPAKKTRRRRKKSSDASEAPAAEGNTENTEESAE; this comes from the coding sequence ATGAGACACGGTAAAAAATTCAACCACCTAAGCAGAAAGTCTGCACACAGAAAAGCAATGTTGTCAAACATGGCTATTTCTTTGATCGAGCACAAAAGAATTAACACTACTCTTGCGAAAGCAAAAGAGTTGAGAAAATTCATTGAGCCATTGATGACTCGTTCTAAAGAAGACAATGGTCACAACAGACAAGTTGTATTCTCTTACTTGCAGAACAAAGGTGCAGTAACTGAGTTGTTCAACAACATCGCAGATAAAATTGCTGACCGTCCAGGTGGATATACTCGTATTATCAAGTTGGGTAACCGTCTTGGTGACAACGCTGAAATGGCGATGATCGAGTTGGTTGATTTCAACGAAATTTATAACCCTAAAGCTGAGAAGCCTGCTAAGAAGACAAGAAGAAGAAGAAAGAAATCTTCTGATGCTTCTGAAGCTCCTGCAGCAGAAGGAAATACTGAAAATACTGAAGAGTCAGCTGAGTAA
- the carA gene encoding glutamine-hydrolyzing carbamoyl-phosphate synthase small subunit produces the protein MKEKQTAILMLADGSVYHGTAIGKIGTTAGEICFNTGMTGYQEIYTDPSYHGQIIVNTVSHIGNYGTVSTETESSEVRIKGLVVKSFSQTHSRTTAEESLQDYLDKSNIVGIADLDTRQLVRHIREKGAMNAIISSEVSNVEELKARLEETPNMEGLELSSLVTTTEPYFVGNPHASKKVAVLDIGVKKSILDNLAKRDVYCKVFPAKTSFEDMKKWHADGYFISNGPGDPAVMEYAVDTVKEILEENKPLFGICLGHQILSRASGLSTYKMHNGHRGCNHPVKNLQTGLCEVTSQNHGFAVSKESVEGLENVEVTHINLNDDTIEGIKRTDKPAFSVQYHPESSPGPHDSRYLFDDFVKLMEQN, from the coding sequence ATGAAGGAGAAACAGACTGCAATTCTGATGTTAGCGGATGGTAGTGTCTATCATGGTACTGCTATCGGGAAAATTGGTACTACAGCCGGGGAAATTTGCTTCAATACTGGGATGACTGGTTACCAAGAAATTTACACGGACCCCTCTTACCACGGTCAAATCATAGTGAATACCGTGTCACATATTGGAAACTACGGTACCGTATCTACAGAAACCGAATCTTCGGAAGTACGTATTAAGGGTTTGGTAGTGAAATCATTTTCACAAACTCACTCAAGAACTACCGCTGAAGAGTCGCTACAAGATTATTTAGACAAATCTAACATTGTAGGTATCGCGGATCTTGATACTCGCCAACTCGTAAGACATATCAGAGAGAAAGGAGCTATGAATGCGATCATCTCATCTGAAGTTTCAAATGTTGAAGAACTTAAAGCAAGGCTTGAGGAAACTCCTAATATGGAAGGCTTGGAACTTTCATCGTTAGTGACGACCACAGAGCCTTATTTTGTAGGTAATCCTCACGCTTCTAAGAAAGTAGCTGTATTGGATATCGGTGTTAAGAAGTCAATTCTTGACAACCTTGCTAAAAGAGATGTATACTGTAAAGTTTTCCCAGCAAAAACTTCTTTCGAAGATATGAAGAAATGGCATGCTGACGGATACTTTATCTCAAACGGTCCTGGTGACCCTGCAGTAATGGAATATGCTGTAGACACTGTAAAAGAAATTTTGGAAGAAAATAAACCATTGTTCGGTATCTGTTTAGGACACCAAATTCTTTCAAGAGCTTCAGGATTGAGCACTTACAAAATGCACAACGGACACAGAGGTTGTAACCACCCTGTGAAAAACTTGCAAACAGGATTGTGTGAGGTGACTTCTCAAAACCACGGTTTTGCAGTAAGTAAAGAATCTGTTGAAGGTTTAGAAAATGTAGAGGTAACTCACATTAACCTAAATGATGATACGATTGAGGGAATCAAACGTACAGATAAGCCTGCTTTCTCTGTGCAATATCACCCAGAATCATCACCAGGGCCACATGATTCAAGATATTTGTTCGATGATTTTGTGAAATTAATGGAGCAAAACTAA
- the porU gene encoding type IX secretion system sortase PorU, producing MWKSILVLFLFVILQSQSILKAQSVLADGDVYKFRVTSSQLYKLDYNDLLNLGINVSTLDPKKIQVFGNTGGMLPQENAAFRYNDLFENAIYIEGEEDGSFDTGDYILFYAQGAHKEYFDESDQLLKHEFNCYDDANFIYLKIGESDGKRITETEQIELAGNEISTFDDLHFYEEDEVYPMLESTGRRWFSFYYSSTQDSEHTFSIPGRIPSEKIKLTTAVLSKAESRATFTFSIDGSEVDTVSVAGTTPNKYYRQGYIVGKTMQAEGNYGETFTIGVNYNRPTSSAKGYLDYLSINTKRELKLYDNYVHFRSITSLNEEQVIYRIQGLEGNNAQIWDISNPLEPKSIPFSSSRFSDFPNGSLKEYIAFSGSSFPSPAFENKVVQQNIHGSSVPDFIILTHPNFLSEANRLADFRRMNDQLDVLVVTTEQVYNEFSSGRQDVTAIRDLVRYFYLQDQSKLKYLLLVGDGTYDFKNTLKESTFVPVYESRETLYPVNSFCSDDYFGMMDEHEGYWAETLDGEVDLDDMEIGVGRLPVSTLEETEAIVSKIIYYETQESLAGNWKKNILFVADDVDGNLHQEDADKLGVLTDSHFPHIDAKRLMLDDFEKTPTPSGSESKEAEAFLYRQIHDGVLIVNYNGHGNVAGWSAKRILTSSHIDTWTNLDRLPLMVTATCDFGRFDDPYVFSGAEKAILKSDGGAIALLTTTRPVFQISNYEINEVFIENVFELEKSGEMARLGDVMRKTKNEGIYSDNNRNFSLLGDPTLRLRFPKKQIQLTSINENSVSGENIVGALERVVLEGQVQVADAEVIRTDFNGELLLSVFSRKERQTKGIDSPVYPYETMDNVLFRGWVSVVDGEFEASFVVPKDIYYSEENLKISMYATTTGDQLEEVSGTFTDLKLGGTAQEPVIDDESPSIALFMEDDSFVEGSVVGSDSYMFAELEDNIGFNTSLIGVGHEMLLTLDDDSSWVVNDYFEASLDQPNKGTILFPLKGLEKGVHTLKLKVWDVGNNSAESTITFRVADNSEFVVENFKSYPNPISFSFQNPKLTFNHNQAGEDILVNVKILKMSGEVASKFETEISNAAAIVENLEWESQKLRPGVYILVANLMVKGTELNSQKVFKIIVGD from the coding sequence ATGTGGAAGTCAATTTTAGTTTTATTTCTTTTTGTAATTCTCCAGTCACAAAGTATTCTGAAGGCACAATCAGTTCTAGCTGATGGTGATGTCTATAAATTCAGAGTGACTTCCTCACAACTGTATAAGCTTGATTATAATGATCTATTAAACCTAGGAATCAATGTAAGCACATTAGACCCTAAGAAAATTCAAGTCTTCGGAAACACTGGAGGTATGTTACCTCAAGAAAATGCAGCTTTCAGATACAATGATCTCTTTGAGAATGCGATTTACATCGAAGGCGAAGAAGATGGGAGTTTTGATACTGGCGACTATATCCTATTTTATGCTCAAGGTGCTCACAAGGAATATTTTGATGAAAGTGATCAGCTTTTAAAACATGAGTTCAATTGTTATGATGATGCCAATTTTATCTATTTAAAAATAGGGGAGAGTGATGGTAAAAGAATTACAGAAACAGAGCAGATTGAATTAGCAGGTAATGAAATCTCAACTTTTGATGATCTTCATTTTTATGAAGAAGATGAGGTTTATCCAATGCTCGAATCTACTGGCAGACGCTGGTTTTCGTTTTACTATTCCTCTACACAAGACTCTGAACACACATTTTCGATTCCAGGTCGTATTCCGAGCGAAAAAATAAAACTTACGACAGCTGTTCTTTCAAAAGCAGAATCAAGAGCTACTTTTACTTTTAGTATCGATGGAAGCGAAGTGGATACCGTAAGTGTGGCAGGAACGACTCCGAATAAATATTATAGACAAGGGTATATTGTTGGGAAAACAATGCAAGCTGAAGGTAATTATGGAGAAACATTTACGATTGGAGTTAATTACAATCGTCCCACATCTTCAGCTAAAGGATATCTTGATTATCTGTCTATAAATACTAAAAGAGAATTAAAGTTATACGATAATTATGTCCATTTCAGAAGTATAACTTCTTTAAATGAAGAACAAGTTATTTACCGTATTCAAGGACTTGAAGGAAATAATGCACAAATTTGGGATATTTCAAATCCTCTAGAGCCAAAATCAATTCCCTTTTCATCTTCGAGGTTTAGTGATTTTCCGAATGGAAGTTTGAAAGAATATATCGCTTTTTCAGGGAGTTCATTCCCTTCTCCTGCATTTGAAAATAAAGTTGTTCAGCAAAATATTCATGGATCGAGTGTACCTGATTTTATCATACTTACGCATCCTAATTTTTTATCAGAAGCGAATCGTTTAGCTGATTTCAGAAGAATGAATGACCAGTTAGATGTATTGGTCGTAACCACTGAACAAGTTTATAATGAATTTTCCTCGGGTAGACAAGATGTTACTGCCATTAGAGACTTAGTACGTTATTTTTATCTCCAAGACCAATCGAAGTTAAAGTATTTGTTGTTGGTAGGAGATGGAACATATGATTTTAAAAACACACTCAAAGAATCAACTTTTGTTCCTGTATATGAATCTAGAGAGACACTTTACCCTGTGAATAGCTTTTGTTCGGATGATTATTTTGGTATGATGGACGAACACGAAGGTTATTGGGCTGAAACGCTAGATGGAGAAGTTGACCTAGATGATATGGAAATAGGTGTTGGACGCCTACCAGTAAGTACATTGGAAGAGACCGAAGCGATAGTTTCTAAGATTATATATTATGAAACGCAAGAGTCGCTTGCTGGAAATTGGAAGAAAAATATACTTTTTGTGGCTGATGATGTTGATGGAAATCTTCATCAAGAAGATGCTGATAAATTGGGAGTATTAACCGATTCTCATTTTCCTCACATAGATGCAAAAAGGTTAATGTTGGATGATTTCGAGAAAACACCTACACCCTCAGGAAGTGAATCTAAAGAGGCTGAGGCTTTCTTATATCGCCAAATTCATGATGGTGTTTTGATCGTGAATTATAATGGACATGGAAATGTGGCAGGATGGTCAGCAAAAAGGATTCTAACCTCAAGCCATATTGATACATGGACAAATCTTGACCGATTGCCTCTGATGGTTACAGCTACCTGTGATTTCGGTCGTTTTGATGACCCTTATGTTTTTTCAGGTGCAGAAAAAGCAATTCTAAAGTCAGACGGAGGAGCAATAGCACTTTTGACAACCACTAGGCCTGTTTTTCAAATATCAAACTATGAAATTAATGAGGTTTTCATTGAAAATGTTTTTGAGTTAGAGAAGTCTGGTGAAATGGCTCGTTTGGGAGATGTCATGCGAAAAACCAAAAATGAAGGAATTTATTCAGACAATAACAGAAACTTTTCTTTGTTGGGCGATCCGACTTTACGTTTGAGATTCCCCAAAAAACAGATTCAATTGACATCCATAAATGAGAACTCAGTATCGGGCGAAAACATTGTAGGTGCTTTAGAAAGAGTAGTTCTAGAAGGGCAAGTGCAAGTGGCAGATGCTGAAGTAATCCGAACGGACTTTAATGGAGAGCTTTTATTATCAGTTTTTAGTCGAAAAGAAAGACAGACAAAAGGAATAGATTCGCCAGTTTATCCTTATGAAACTATGGATAATGTCTTATTTAGAGGTTGGGTTTCTGTAGTAGATGGGGAATTTGAAGCTTCCTTTGTTGTTCCAAAAGATATTTACTACTCCGAAGAAAATCTAAAAATAAGTATGTATGCTACAACAACGGGCGATCAGCTCGAAGAGGTAAGTGGTACATTTACGGATTTGAAACTCGGAGGGACAGCTCAAGAACCTGTGATAGATGATGAATCACCTTCAATTGCTCTATTTATGGAGGATGACTCTTTTGTGGAAGGCAGTGTAGTAGGGAGTGATAGTTATATGTTTGCTGAACTAGAGGATAATATAGGCTTCAATACATCCTTAATCGGTGTAGGGCATGAAATGCTTCTGACATTAGATGATGATAGTTCTTGGGTTGTCAATGATTATTTTGAAGCAAGCTTAGATCAACCAAACAAAGGAACAATATTATTTCCTTTGAAAGGCTTAGAAAAGGGAGTACATACTTTAAAATTAAAGGTTTGGGATGTCGGGAATAATTCAGCAGAAAGTACAATTACATTTAGGGTCGCAGACAACAGTGAATTTGTTGTTGAAAACTTTAAAAGTTACCCTAACCCGATTAGCTTTTCATTCCAAAATCCAAAGTTGACTTTTAATCATAATCAAGCAGGAGAAGACATTTTAGTGAATGTGAAAATTCTGAAAATGTCTGGAGAAGTGGCATCAAAATTTGAAACAGAAATTTCGAATGCAGCAGCGATTGTAGAGAATTTGGAATGGGAGTCTCAAAAACTACGTCCTGGGGTGTATATTTTAGTGGCTAATTTGATGGTAAAAGGTACAGAGCTGAATTCTCAGAAAGTATTTAAAATTATAGTAGGAGATTGA
- the porV gene encoding type IX secretion system outer membrane channel protein PorV, with product MSKIFNKLALLLVFGLMTKVAIGQTTGGNPVQESTTGAIVTAVPFLTIAPDARASGMGDVGVATTPDANSAHWNPSKYAFIDNDYGFAFSYNPWLSKIVNDMYLAYVSGYFRLNDRQTLAASMKYFDLGDIQFTDDIGNPVRFFNPREFSFDVTFAMKLSERFSMGVSGRYIYSNLSGATTSSGQNFDTGPGSTGAIDISAYWQGPEFNLGSYRSNLALGANISNFGFKMDYQTGANNSENFLPTNLRLGTTWTTEFDPYNKLALSLDFNKLLVPSDPTAASEDSFVSGVFSSFSDSPDGFSGELQEIMISTGLEYWYNDIFAARAGYFYENPNKGDRQYVTLGLGVRYQVFEVDFSYLITTKRNNPLEDTLRIGMKFNFGDSKSGAKKKRGRDNSSPLDNEI from the coding sequence ATGTCTAAAATATTTAACAAACTAGCCTTGTTGTTAGTGTTTGGGCTAATGACAAAAGTAGCCATCGGACAAACTACAGGTGGGAATCCGGTACAGGAATCTACAACAGGAGCTATTGTGACTGCGGTTCCATTTCTAACTATAGCACCAGATGCGAGAGCTTCAGGTATGGGTGACGTAGGGGTTGCAACTACTCCAGATGCAAACTCAGCACACTGGAACCCTTCTAAATATGCCTTTATTGACAATGATTACGGTTTTGCATTTTCATACAACCCGTGGTTATCAAAAATTGTCAATGATATGTACTTGGCTTATGTTTCAGGTTATTTTCGTTTGAATGACCGTCAAACATTAGCTGCAAGTATGAAATATTTCGACTTAGGAGATATTCAATTTACAGATGATATTGGAAATCCTGTTCGATTTTTCAATCCAAGAGAGTTCTCGTTTGATGTGACTTTTGCGATGAAACTTTCAGAGCGTTTCAGTATGGGGGTTTCTGGTCGTTATATTTATTCAAATCTATCTGGAGCAACAACTTCTTCGGGGCAAAACTTTGATACAGGGCCAGGGAGTACAGGAGCTATTGATATTTCGGCTTATTGGCAAGGACCTGAGTTCAATTTAGGTTCATACCGTTCAAATCTAGCATTGGGAGCAAACATTTCGAATTTTGGTTTCAAAATGGATTATCAAACAGGAGCGAATAACTCTGAAAACTTTCTTCCAACAAATTTAAGATTAGGTACAACTTGGACAACTGAGTTTGATCCATACAATAAGTTGGCTTTAAGTTTAGACTTTAATAAGTTACTAGTTCCTTCTGATCCAACAGCCGCAAGTGAAGACTCATTTGTTTCTGGAGTATTTAGTTCTTTCTCAGATTCACCTGATGGATTTTCTGGCGAGTTACAAGAGATTATGATTAGTACTGGTTTAGAATACTGGTACAACGATATATTTGCTGCAAGAGCAGGTTACTTCTACGAAAATCCAAACAAAGGAGATCGTCAGTATGTAACGCTAGGTCTTGGTGTGCGTTACCAAGTTTTCGAAGTGGATTTCTCTTACCTAATTACAACCAAGCGTAACAACCCATTAGAAGATACGCTTCGTATCGGGATGAAATTCAATTTTGGAGACAGTAAGAGTGGAGCGAAGAAGAAGAGAGGAAGAGATAACTCTTCTCCTCTAGATAATGAAATTTAA
- a CDS encoding IMP dehydrogenase produces the protein MAHYFNEISRTFNEYLLIPGLTTKDTNPGNVSLKTPIVKYNKGEKSAIELNIPFVSAIMQSVSDDGLAIALARNGGLSFIYGSQAIDTQAEMVRRVKKFKAGFVVSDANVTPEHTLADILALKKKTGHSTVGITEDGSPNGKFVGIVTSRDYRVSKTSLDTKVKEFMTPFSKMVYGKAGITLSEANDIIWDNKLNCLPIVDEDQKLQYFVFRKDYDDHKKNPNELLDENKTLMVGAGINTRDHAERVPALVEAGVDILCVDSSDGYSEYQREAIEWVKREYNGEVKIGGGNVVDKDGFMYLVEAGADFVKVGVGGGSICITREQKGIGRGQATSIIEVVEARNEYFEKTGIYIPICSDGGIVQDYHMVLALAMGADFMMMGRYFARFDESPTKKLKVGGNFVKEYWGEGSARARNWQRYDMGGDEDSNDGMKFEEGVDSYVPYAGKLKDNLNVTLAKIKSTMCSCGAISIPQLHTDAKITLVSSTSIIEGGAHDVILKETSNG, from the coding sequence ATGGCTCACTATTTCAACGAAATTTCAAGAACGTTCAATGAATATCTCTTGATCCCAGGATTGACAACAAAGGACACCAATCCGGGTAATGTATCTCTGAAAACACCGATTGTGAAATACAACAAAGGCGAAAAGTCAGCGATCGAGTTGAATATCCCTTTTGTTTCAGCAATCATGCAGTCTGTTTCAGACGATGGTCTTGCAATCGCATTGGCTCGTAATGGTGGTTTGTCATTTATCTACGGTTCTCAAGCAATCGACACACAAGCTGAAATGGTTAGACGTGTGAAGAAGTTTAAGGCTGGATTCGTAGTAAGTGATGCAAACGTTACTCCAGAGCATACGCTTGCAGATATTTTGGCATTGAAAAAGAAAACTGGACACTCTACAGTAGGAATTACTGAAGACGGTTCACCAAACGGAAAGTTTGTAGGTATCGTAACTAGCCGTGACTACCGTGTTTCTAAAACTTCTTTAGACACGAAAGTGAAAGAGTTTATGACTCCTTTCTCTAAAATGGTTTATGGTAAAGCAGGTATCACACTTTCTGAAGCAAACGATATCATTTGGGATAACAAACTAAACTGTTTGCCAATCGTAGATGAGGATCAGAAATTACAATACTTCGTATTCCGTAAGGATTATGATGATCATAAAAAGAACCCGAATGAGCTTTTGGATGAAAACAAAACGCTTATGGTAGGTGCTGGTATCAACACAAGAGATCATGCTGAGCGTGTACCTGCATTGGTAGAAGCTGGAGTTGATATTCTTTGTGTAGACTCATCTGATGGTTACTCTGAATACCAAAGAGAAGCAATTGAGTGGGTGAAAAGAGAATACAATGGAGAAGTGAAAATCGGTGGCGGTAACGTTGTAGATAAAGACGGATTCATGTATTTGGTAGAAGCTGGTGCTGACTTCGTGAAAGTTGGAGTTGGTGGTGGTTCTATCTGTATCACTCGTGAGCAAAAAGGTATTGGTCGTGGTCAAGCTACTTCTATCATTGAGGTTGTTGAGGCTCGTAATGAGTACTTCGAGAAAACAGGAATCTATATTCCAATTTGTTCAGATGGCGGTATCGTACAAGATTATCACATGGTATTGGCATTGGCAATGGGTGCTGACTTCATGATGATGGGACGTTACTTCGCTCGTTTTGATGAGTCGCCAACTAAGAAATTGAAAGTAGGAGGAAACTTCGTAAAAGAATACTGGGGTGAAGGTTCAGCTCGTGCTCGTAACTGGCAACGTTACGATATGGGTGGTGACGAAGATAGCAACGACGGTATGAAGTTCGAAGAAGGAGTTGACTCTTACGTACCATACGCTGGTAAGTTGAAAGATAACTTGAATGTTACTTTGGCTAAGATCAAATCTACAATGTGTAGCTGTGGAGCAATTTCAATTCCTCAATTACACACGGATGCAAAGATCACTTTAGTATCATCTACAAGTATTATTGAAGGTGGTGCTCACGATGTAATCTTGAAAGAAACATCTAACGGATAA
- a CDS encoding GNAT family N-acetyltransferase — MEVTLENIETERTILRELNVNDIEDLYETYSNVEAMKYRYNPPLLSMGEALVMVKEAHRNARMQKSIRWGIEEKESGRLIGTVVWFLKGSYRRDEIGYSINRDWWGKGLMTEILTEVLHHLQSVGVETLRARVHRENLSSQKVLEKNGFTKEVHSKTDTIIHFHINFSN; from the coding sequence ATGGAAGTCACACTAGAAAATATTGAGACAGAGAGAACAATTCTTCGAGAGTTGAATGTCAATGACATCGAGGACCTCTATGAAACATATTCTAATGTGGAGGCCATGAAATATCGCTACAATCCTCCGCTATTGAGTATGGGAGAAGCATTGGTAATGGTAAAAGAAGCTCATAGAAATGCTCGTATGCAAAAATCAATACGATGGGGAATAGAGGAAAAAGAAAGTGGTCGGTTGATTGGTACAGTTGTTTGGTTTCTGAAAGGTTCTTATCGAAGAGATGAAATAGGCTATTCCATTAACCGAGATTGGTGGGGAAAAGGCCTAATGACCGAAATATTAACAGAAGTACTTCATCATTTACAGTCTGTTGGAGTAGAAACACTACGCGCTAGAGTTCATAGAGAAAACCTGTCTTCTCAAAAAGTATTGGAGAAAAATGGTTTCACAAAAGAAGTACATTCGAAGACTGATACGATTATTCATTTTCACATTAATTTTTCCAATTAA
- a CDS encoding YciI family protein, whose protein sequence is MKIFYIITLLAIVFSACQPKKAPIAEAKVEVSTNSYDSALAERLGGDDYGMKTYVMAFLKKGPNRDQDSLAAAELQKAHMLNIERMAEEGKLVMAGPFYENDQELQGLYLFNVETIEEAKALTETDPAIKAGRLKMELMQWYSLAAIQEINSIHKKIMKQSVVKE, encoded by the coding sequence ATGAAGATTTTTTACATCATAACACTACTTGCTATTGTTTTTTCAGCTTGTCAACCTAAAAAAGCTCCTATTGCAGAAGCAAAAGTGGAGGTCAGTACAAATAGTTATGATTCCGCTTTGGCAGAAAGACTAGGAGGAGATGATTATGGTATGAAAACCTATGTAATGGCATTTTTGAAAAAAGGACCAAACAGAGATCAAGATTCTCTCGCTGCAGCTGAATTGCAAAAAGCACATATGCTGAATATTGAGCGAATGGCTGAAGAAGGTAAATTAGTAATGGCAGGTCCTTTTTATGAAAATGATCAAGAACTTCAAGGTTTGTATCTATTCAATGTAGAAACAATAGAAGAGGCAAAAGCTTTAACAGAAACTGACCCAGCCATAAAAGCAGGAAGACTGAAAATGGAATTGATGCAATGGTATTCATTGGCAGCCATTCAAGAAATAAACTCAATTCATAAAAAGATTATGAAACAGTCGGTAGTAAAAGAGTAA